Genomic DNA from Marnyiella aurantia:
AGGGAGAGCAAAGGCAATATCGTCCATCTACCGAAAAATGGTAAAGCAAAGTGTGCTTTTTGAGGAGGTTTATGATAACTATGCGATACGCATCATTTACAAATCGGATGCAAGGAATGAGAAGTTCCTGGCATGGAAAATATACTCCATCGTAACCGATCTCTATCACAGTAATCCGCAGCGGATGCGCGACTGGATCACACAGCCACGTTCCACCGGGTATGAAAGTCTGCATCTCACCGTATTGGGTCCGGATAAAAAATGGATTGAAGTTCAGATCCGGTCCGAAAGAATGGACGATATTGCCGAGAAAGGTGTGGCTGCGCATTATAAGTACAAGGAGGGATACCGGCCGAATTCTGATGAGAAAAATTTTGAAAAGTGGGTGACCACTATCCGTGAAGTTCTGGAAACACAACAGCATCTCACAACGACAGAGTTACTGGATAATATTAAACTCAACCTCTACTCCAAGGAGGTATTTGTGTTTACCCCTCAGGGCGAAATTAAGATTCTTCCCGTAGGATCTACGGCACTCGATTTTGCATTCTCAGTGCATTCCGACCTTGGAACACGGTGCCTGGGAGCAAAGGTGAACGGAAAACTGGTTCCTATATCACATGTGCTGCAGAACGGTGATCAGGTGGATATCCTCTCCTCACAAAACCAAAAACCCAAGTCCGACTGGCTGGATTTTGTAGTTACCTCCAAAGCAAAATCAAAAATCAAGAGCTACCTGAATTCGACGAAAAACCACCTGGTTAGCGAAGGGAAAGAGATTTTGCAGCGTAAGCTGCGACATGCAAAAATTGCTTTTAATGATGAAGAAATCAACCGAATGCAGAAATTCTTCAACCTGAAAACGTCGCAGGAGCTCTTCCTCTTTTTCCAGGATGGAACGCTGGACACAGGCGATCTTAGAAAATACATTGAAAGTAAAAGTGTCTTCAATAATCTGCTGAATCGTTTTCGAAAGTCACCTGTTAAAAATCTTGCTTTCGAAGAGCCGGCGCAAACCAATCTTGATATGATTGTTTTCGGCAAGGATGAAGAGAAACTGAATTACACTTTTGCAAAATGCTGCAATGTGATTCCCGGAGATAAGATTTTCGGTTTTATCACCATTTCCGAAGGAATCAAAATTCACAGTGACAACTGTCCGAATGCCATCAATCTGCGGGCACAGTATGACTACCGTGTGATGGAGGCCAAATGGGTTAATGCCGAAAGTTTCAAGAACCGTATTAAGATCGAGATTGAAGGTCTGGACAGGATGGGTATGATCAATGACATTACTCAGGTCATCAGTAACTCTATGAGTATTGATATGAAGAGTATGACCATCGCATCCAACGACGGTATTTTTACCGGCAGCATCAATCTGGAAGTCAAAAACCG
This window encodes:
- a CDS encoding RelA/SpoT family protein; amino-acid sequence: MVYDLEQEKQEILARYKDLISNTYRTLDEEQNKLIRKAFDIALDAHKDQRRKSGEPYIYHPIEVAKIVANEIGLGATSIACALLHDVIEDSEYTHEDLEKLFGEKIAKIVNGLTKISIMNHQNISIQSENYRKLLLTLSEDFRVILIKIADRLHNMRTLESMRPDKQKKIASETVYIYAPLAHRLGLYNIKSELEDLSLKYNNPEVYAEIDHKLELANEQRHKYVDEFTNEVSERLKEENLSFTIKGRAKAISSIYRKMVKQSVLFEEVYDNYAIRIIYKSDARNEKFLAWKIYSIVTDLYHSNPQRMRDWITQPRSTGYESLHLTVLGPDKKWIEVQIRSERMDDIAEKGVAAHYKYKEGYRPNSDEKNFEKWVTTIREVLETQQHLTTTELLDNIKLNLYSKEVFVFTPQGEIKILPVGSTALDFAFSVHSDLGTRCLGAKVNGKLVPISHVLQNGDQVDILSSQNQKPKSDWLDFVVTSKAKSKIKSYLNSTKNHLVSEGKEILQRKLRHAKIAFNDEEINRMQKFFNLKTSQELFLFFQDGTLDTGDLRKYIESKSVFNNLLNRFRKSPVKNLAFEEPAQTNLDMIVFGKDEEKLNYTFAKCCNVIPGDKIFGFITISEGIKIHSDNCPNAINLRAQYDYRVMEAKWVNAESFKNRIKIEIEGLDRMGMINDITQVISNSMSIDMKSMTIASNDGIFTGSINLEVKNRSQLEETFKQLKNISGISKVQRI